Below is a window of Allomuricauda ruestringensis DSM 13258 DNA.
AATTGTGAAATTGTTGGCATTAAATTTCTTTTAAAAACTAAATAACCCTCATTTTGAGGGCTGCAAATGTAGTAATTATTCCCAATAATTCAAATCCCCAGTAATTAAATTTCAACCAGAAGCAAAAAAATTCAAAACCAACACAACTCTACACATCAAAAAGACCAAGAAAAAGCAAAAAAATTGGTATATATATTAAGGTATGGGAACTCAAAGTAAAAATTCACACCTTCTTAACACTGCCCTTAACCCCTAATCATAACATATCAATTCCAGTAAAACCTTTAAAAAAACAACTTTTGAAAACCAGGCCTTTCCCATTTATGGGGTCTTAAAACCAATATTTACATTAAGAACAATTACACCCCCTTCAAATTACAGAGTTATTAATGAACTTAAATGATTTTGCAGTTATCTCATTTAATGACCTACTCTTAAAGATTTTATAAAATTAGTTTGGATTATTAACATGAAATTATGATTTTAGCGATTAGCTAATTCAAATAATTTAACAATGAGAACAAAACTTAATGGATTGTTAACGCTATTATTGGCGTTTGTTGTGCATATATCCTATGCGCAAGACAAGACGATTACAGGTACAGTTACGGATGCCAATGGGCTCCCGCTGCCTGGGGTCAACATTGTCGTTGAAGGGACCACAACAGGTACCCAAACAGATTTTGATGGAAATTACGCTATTAGTGCTAGTGAGGGGCAAACATTGCTTTTCACTTACATTGGGCAAAGACCCTCGACAAAAGTTGTCGGCGCCAGCAGCGTAATCAATGTTCAAATGGTGGAAGACACCCAGGCCCTTGAAGAGGTAATTGTTACCGCCCAAGGTATCAAGCGTGAAAAGAAAGCCTTGGGTTATGCGGTTTCGTCTGTTGGCGAAGAGGACTTGGAACAGCGTGCCGATGGTGATGTTGCTAGAGTGCTTTCCGGTAAAGCTTCCGGTGTAAACATTACCGCTGCTGGTGGTATGTCCGGTTCTGGTACTAACGTTGTAATCCGGGGTTTAAGCTCCTTTAGCGGGAGCAACCAGGCGCTTTTTGTAGTGGACGGCGTCCCTTTTAGTAGCGATACCAACGCTCAGGGCAACTTCCTTGATGGAAACACAGGTTCTTCCAGGTTCTTGGATTTGGACCCGAACAACATTGCCAGTGTGGAAGTACTTAAAGGTTTGGCCGCTGCCACCCTATATGGTACACAAGGTAAGAATGGTGTAATCTTAATTACCACTAAAGCTGGTTCTGGCGAAGGTGGTGCCAAAAAAACAGAGATTACGGTAAACCAATCTTATTTTGTCAATGCCATGGCTTCCTTGCCAGATTATCAGGATGAGTACGGTGGTGGTTTCGACCAATCTTTTGGGTGGTTCTACAGTAACTGGGGACCTAAATTCGAAAGAGGTGGAGTTGCAGGATGGGGAAATCAACCTGCTATCGACGACAACGGTACGCTTCCACACCCTTATTCAACAACTGCGATTCAAGCCACAAGGGATGCCTTCCCAGAGCTGCAAAACGCAAGATATGAATGGAGACCTTACGATAGCGTTGAAAACTTCTTTAGACCAGGCGGTGTAAGCAATACATCCATCAACATTAACGGTGGCACTCAAGATGGTAGTACATCATTCAACGTTAACCTAGGTTACTTGAATGATGAAAGTTTTGTTCCTGGCAACGATTTACAGCGTTTTAATATCTCTGTTGGTGGTAGAACACAACTTACCAACAAATTTACCATTAGCGCTGCCATGAACTATTCCAGAACTGACTACCGCACCCCTCCAGTTGCGGCAAGTAGAGGTAATGGTAGTTTAGGTTTCTCTACGTTCGGTGCTGTATTCTTTACACCAAGAAACGTTGACTTGATGGGATTGCCTTTTGAAAATCCCATTGACAATTCCAGTGTGTACTATAGAAATGGTAACGACATCATGAACCCAAGATGGATTGTGAAAAATGCACAAAATTCCCAGTTGACCAACAGGTTCTTCTGGAATGCTTCTGCCAACTACGCACTTTCCGACAATTTGGATCTAACCTATAGAGCAGGTATGGACTTCTATACCGAAAGAAACACTCAATATTCGAATAAAGGTGGTGTTACTTTCAACAATGCCATTTTCGGTTTCTTGAACACATACGATAACAACAATACCATCTGGGACCACTACTTGGCACTTAATGGTAACTATGACCTTTCAGAAAAATTGGGTATGACTTTCACCGCTGGTGCAACAACAAGGTCTACCACGTTTGATCAGCAAGGGGTTCAAAGTACAGGACAGTTGGTTTATGGCGTAGTACGTCACTTTAACTATTCCAACCAATTACCTATCCAGTATACCGAAAGAAGAAACATCGCCGGTGTTTTGGGTCAGGTAACTTTGGATTATGACAACATGTTGTTCTTAACAGGTTCTACCAGAACGGACTGGGTATCCAACTTGATTACGGAAAACAATAGTAAAACGTACCCCAGTGGAAGTATTTCTTTCTTGCCAACGGCCGCTTTCCCAGAATTGCAGTCGCAAGGAGGTCTTAACTTCTTAAAGTTGAGAGCAGGTATCGGGTCTTCCGCTACTTTCCCAACGGCTTACCCTACTGTAGGTATTGTTGAGCAGAACACGCAAGTATTTGGTGAAGGTGGGGAGATTACCACAAACCAAGTTGCAAACTTTAAAGCAAATCCAGATTTGAAGCCTGAGCTATTGTCTGAATTCGAATTAGGTTTTGAATCAAGATTTTTCAATAGCAGAGTTTCTTTGGATTTCACATACTTTGACCGTACAACTACCGACTTGATCGTGCGTGAACCATTATCCCCATCTACAGGATTTACCTTTACGCAGAGCAATGTTGGTAAAATTGAAGGTGACGGTATTGAAATTGATGCCTCGGTGGACTGGTTCAGAAGTGATTCTCCCGATGGATTTAGCTGGAACACTAGAGCAAACTTCTCTACGTACAAGCCAGTAGTAACAGAGCAAGAGCAGGACATTATCATTTACGCAGGTAGCTCTACCCTGTTTGTAGGTGGTAACGCTGCAATTGAAGGTAAGCCTCTCGGGGCCATGGTAGGAACAGCGGTCGGTAGAGATGCAGACGGCAACCTATTAGTGAACGATGCCGGTGATTATGTAATTGTAGAACAAGATTTGGATGGAAATGTTCCTGTAATTGGTGATCCAAACCCAGATTACATAATGAACATCATCAACACCATGTCCTTCAAAAATTGGAGCTTCGGTTTCCAATTGAGCCATACCAAAGGTGGCGACATCATGTCAAATACAATCGCCACCCTTCTAGGTCGTGGTTTGATTACCGAAACTTTGAACAGAGAGAACACTTACATATTGCCAGGTGTATTGCAAAGTACAGGTGAAGTGAACAACAAACAGACAAACAATGCGTCTTACTACTTCGATAACGTTTTGTTCGGTCCTGCCGAATTGAAAGTTTATGATGCTTCCGTAATCAGATTGCAAGAAGTTTCTTTAGGCTATTCGTTCCCGAAAAAGTTCTTGGACAAAACTCCATTTGGAACTTTGACCATTACCGCCCAAGGATTCAACCTTTGGTATGATGCATACAACACGCCAGATAGCGCCAACTTTGATCCAAACGTTCAAGGTGCGGGAATCGGTAACGCCCAAGGATTCGATTTCATCAACGGACCTAGCGCTAGGAAATACGGTTTAAGCGTCAAAGCATCGTTTTAAATAAAAAATAGCTAAAATATTATGAAAAATATAGGTAAATATATAACCGTTGTCTTTCTACTAGCAGGATTATTAAATTCTTGTGAGACAACCGATCTGGACCTCCTAGTGAGTCCTAACGATCTTGCTGCCGACCAGGCAGACCCAGCATTGCTTCTGAATTCTATTCAGCTTGCCTACGCTGGCAACATTTATGATTTCAGCATCTTGGGAGGTGAATTAACCAGGATTGAGTACATGAGCGGAAGAAACTACTTCAACAACTACCCAGGCTCAACTCTGGACGATGTCTGGGAAAGAACCTACAGTAGCGGTTGGGGAGATGATGAAGTATATTCAACAGATTATGATTTGGGTATCTTTTCCAATGTTCAACGATTAGAAGACATCGACGCAACCAGCGATGTGGATTATTCTTTCCATATTGCAGTGGGCAAAACAATTCAGGCCCACATGCTTATGTTAATAACCGATTATATTGGTTCAGCCGTTTATTCAGAAGCCGGAGACCCAGACCAGTTCCCAGCCCCTGTATTGGACGATGGAGCAGCTGTTTATGCCAGTGCATTGGCGTTGTTGGACGAAGCTGAAAGTTTGTTTGCCACAAATCCAGGAACAGTTGGAGCTACAGACTTCTACTATGGTGGTGATTCTTCCTTGTGGATCAAAGCAGTAAACTCGTTAAGACTAAAAGCTTATATTACCACAGGTAACACTGCCGCTTTTGATGCTGTAATCGCTGGAAACAATTATATTGATGAGGCCGAGGAAGATTTTCAGTTCCAATATGGAAGTCGTGAATTGCAACCAGATACCCGTCATCCTAACTACGCTGATGATTACACGCCAAGCGGCGCTGACAATTACCGCGCCCTTTGGTTAATGGAGTATATGCAAAATGTGGACGACCCAAGATTGCGTTACTATTTCTATCGTCAAGTTGCCGAAACTCCAGGAGCTCCTGGAGTTGACCCCAACGAAGAAACCTTGGCGTGCTCCTTGGCCGTACCTCCAATTCACTATCAAGAAAGTGAGTGGGCGTACTGTAGCTTGCCCAATGGTTACTGGGGAAGACAACATGGTAACAACGAAGGTACACCACCAGACGGTTTCACAAGAACTGCAATCGGTGTTTACCCAGCTGCTGGTAAATTTGACGACAGTGATTTTGCTGTAGATGAAGATGATCCCAGCTATGATCCAACAGTAGGTTTGGGCAAAGGCGGTGGAGGAGCCGGTATTCAGCCCATCATCCTTTCATCCTATGTAGATTTTTGGAGAGCTGATAACGCCATGGCCAAAGGTGAATCTGATGCAGTAGTGGCTGATTTTTTCGAATCCGCTTTGACCAAATCCATGGCAAAAGTAAAACCATTTGCTGCTTTGGATCCAACTGCCGATTTAAGTTTTGAGCCTTCAGGAACAGACGTAACAACTTGGATAGATGGAATTATTGCCGATTTCCTAGCAGCTACTGGAGATGATCAAATGAACATCTTTGCCGATCAATATTTTGTTACTCTGTATGGTGGTT
It encodes the following:
- a CDS encoding SusC/RagA family TonB-linked outer membrane protein: MRTKLNGLLTLLLAFVVHISYAQDKTITGTVTDANGLPLPGVNIVVEGTTTGTQTDFDGNYAISASEGQTLLFTYIGQRPSTKVVGASSVINVQMVEDTQALEEVIVTAQGIKREKKALGYAVSSVGEEDLEQRADGDVARVLSGKASGVNITAAGGMSGSGTNVVIRGLSSFSGSNQALFVVDGVPFSSDTNAQGNFLDGNTGSSRFLDLDPNNIASVEVLKGLAAATLYGTQGKNGVILITTKAGSGEGGAKKTEITVNQSYFVNAMASLPDYQDEYGGGFDQSFGWFYSNWGPKFERGGVAGWGNQPAIDDNGTLPHPYSTTAIQATRDAFPELQNARYEWRPYDSVENFFRPGGVSNTSININGGTQDGSTSFNVNLGYLNDESFVPGNDLQRFNISVGGRTQLTNKFTISAAMNYSRTDYRTPPVAASRGNGSLGFSTFGAVFFTPRNVDLMGLPFENPIDNSSVYYRNGNDIMNPRWIVKNAQNSQLTNRFFWNASANYALSDNLDLTYRAGMDFYTERNTQYSNKGGVTFNNAIFGFLNTYDNNNTIWDHYLALNGNYDLSEKLGMTFTAGATTRSTTFDQQGVQSTGQLVYGVVRHFNYSNQLPIQYTERRNIAGVLGQVTLDYDNMLFLTGSTRTDWVSNLITENNSKTYPSGSISFLPTAAFPELQSQGGLNFLKLRAGIGSSATFPTAYPTVGIVEQNTQVFGEGGEITTNQVANFKANPDLKPELLSEFELGFESRFFNSRVSLDFTYFDRTTTDLIVREPLSPSTGFTFTQSNVGKIEGDGIEIDASVDWFRSDSPDGFSWNTRANFSTYKPVVTEQEQDIIIYAGSSTLFVGGNAAIEGKPLGAMVGTAVGRDADGNLLVNDAGDYVIVEQDLDGNVPVIGDPNPDYIMNIINTMSFKNWSFGFQLSHTKGGDIMSNTIATLLGRGLITETLNRENTYILPGVLQSTGEVNNKQTNNASYYFDNVLFGPAELKVYDASVIRLQEVSLGYSFPKKFLDKTPFGTLTITAQGFNLWYDAYNTPDSANFDPNVQGAGIGNAQGFDFINGPSARKYGLSVKASF
- a CDS encoding SusD/RagB family nutrient-binding outer membrane lipoprotein codes for the protein MKNIGKYITVVFLLAGLLNSCETTDLDLLVSPNDLAADQADPALLLNSIQLAYAGNIYDFSILGGELTRIEYMSGRNYFNNYPGSTLDDVWERTYSSGWGDDEVYSTDYDLGIFSNVQRLEDIDATSDVDYSFHIAVGKTIQAHMLMLITDYIGSAVYSEAGDPDQFPAPVLDDGAAVYASALALLDEAESLFATNPGTVGATDFYYGGDSSLWIKAVNSLRLKAYITTGNTAAFDAVIAGNNYIDEAEEDFQFQYGSRELQPDTRHPNYADDYTPSGADNYRALWLMEYMQNVDDPRLRYYFYRQVAETPGAPGVDPNEETLACSLAVPPIHYQESEWAYCSLPNGYWGRQHGNNEGTPPDGFTRTAIGVYPAAGKFDDSDFAVDEDDPSYDPTVGLGKGGGGAGIQPIILSSYVDFWRADNAMAKGESDAVVADFFESALTKSMAKVKPFAALDPTADLSFEPSGTDVTTWIDGIIADFLAATGDDQMNIFADQYFVTLYGGSAEAYNYYRKTGYPTNLAPNWEANPGPFPRTFLYPQTEVITNPNLTQKTDMTGQVFWDTNPASPAFPEAQ